Within Dermacentor albipictus isolate Rhodes 1998 colony chromosome 3, USDA_Dalb.pri_finalv2, whole genome shotgun sequence, the genomic segment ATGTGAAGAACTGGACTTTCTCACTTGCGTGCTTTGGACGGATGAGactaatttctccagaaacgcaGAAATTAATATTCACAACGCGCACTACTGGAGGGGTAGGAAACCCCACTGGCTGGCACAAACACGACACCAATACCAGAGGTAGTTTAATGTCTGGTGTGGTATTTTGGATGGCAACTTCATCGGACCCACCTTTTTGGCAACACACTAACGACGCAACGCTACGTCAACGACATCATCCAGGGCCCCTTGCACCACGTCTGTTGCGACCTTCCACTTACGCACATTCGGAACGTCTGGTTTCAACAGGATGATGCTCCTGGGCATAGTAGTAGTCAATCTCGAGCGTGGCTGGACAAGCTTTTCCCTGAACAGTGGATTGGCCGGCACAGAACTGTATCCTGGCCTGCAAGGTCGCCGGACATGACACCGCTAGACTATAGTATGCTTGTGGGGCTACGTGAAAGATCCCGTGCATGGCAGCGAAACTACGACACCGGACGTACTAAAGCAAAAAATAAGCAGAGCCTGCCGCGAGATCCCAACATCGTTCGTCGAAActgcaacagcacaagtgttggaaAGGAACAAGTGCTGTGTGGCTTCAGAAGGTAACCTGTTTGAGCACGTCCTATAAGAGGCAGTGGACACTCAAAACTAGTGTAGAACGTGACTGTTTAACGCACCTTAATGATGTCCCCCTATCCTTACATAAAACATCGTGGGAGAAAGACGGATATAGGTAAAAAGCTGCATTGTTTGCCTCTTTTCCGGAGTTCAGGAGACAGGGTAAATGGCTAAACCAATTGCACCTTTCgatgtttctttgtgggcggctgATACGCCTTACGGGCTCTCAGTtaaatttttttacaaataaactGAGTAGCTCTTTTCCGTTCTTCTAAGAGgtgccttattttttttattttttcgtgctcttttgCGCACTCTATTTAACATTGGTTGAATTTTTGACGCGTCATTTCATGATACGCGGAGGTTGAAGCTATCCCGAGTGCCTCATGATCGAGCACAAGAGCCTTGCGTCCCCGgatgctgacgcttatcgcactACGCTAGTTAGGTCGAGAAACCTAGAGCCATCCTACATGACGAAACCTTGTACGATGCGGCATTgaacgaatgcagccgtatacCTTTCAAAGGTCGCTTCGAGGCGCTTGAGTAGCAGCGcgcgagcgcgtatctatttCATCTCTCATATTTCCcgggttttttctttttttaaccaggCACGCTTCAGCACGAAATGAATGCTCGACTCGGAGGTTATTTCAGGTGCCCAAGAACTCtgacatgtttgcgattcaaggaCCGATTAAACAGTTCACTAATTAAAGGcaattaatacttcgtgatgaaaaaatacTGGCTCTAAGTGCACACGACTACCTATaatatgcagtcggtacgatttctagAGATCTCTTCGCTTTCTTTTAAAtgttggtccaagttaactggggcACGCGCTACGCATGTATCTATGTATGCGGGGTTTCTTCGTCATGTTGGCTGCGTGCGACGAATCAAGAGGGCAATCCGCAAGTTGTTTATTTATTCACACAGCTTTTGACAACGTTGTATCCGTATGCTGTGAATGAGTTTGAAAAGAAAACCATAAGATAAAAAAGGCGACTAGGAAAGGCTTGCAATGCATCGGCAAATCGAGTGGCGACAGTTCGCATGGCACTCCACGAGTCGCAGAAGCGTCGGCGAACGAGAAACAAAGTCTGGTGCCGTCCGTCAGTCACGTGTGGCGATTTGAATCAAGTATTAGATCTCCGACTTGGGTAACAGTCGTTCGCGTAATACGGCTGCGGTCGATGGTGATGGCATTATTTGCTTTCGTGGCAAATCGAAAGGACTACAGCTGCGCGATGTTGTTTCCTTAACGACATGCTATACACTCTCGCTAATTCCGTTATCACCCTTCCAATAGAGTCCCAGCTGCGATATTTTATTCTTATGCTCCGGCCTGCAATACAAGCAGAGTCGTGCGAATCGATGCCTTAACAAAGGCATAGTGCTTTCTTTCTTCCACTCAGTGATTGTGCGTGCATATAATACGAACATATGATAAAACATTTCATTCGCTTTTGCAAATGAAATGACGAGCACACATGCTTCAACCTTCTGCCATCTTGAAGTTCTGGAGCAGGAACCACTACGTTTTCAGCACCTGTACTAGTATAGGAAGCTTCCTGTATGTGGAAGAGTATGAGCTCCATTGAGGCGGCAGCAAATCGCGTAAAATAATTCCAATTACGAAGGATGTTCGTCATACCTCCCGCCACTGCTACCGTAGAAAACCAGGACATGCTCCGGCTGTGGCCTCGCCTTATAGTGGCCGGAAACCTTTTTACAATAACGACATAAACTCGCGCTGTTGCAGTTGCGAGGCAAAGCCGGTTGTCACAGAAAATATTTCGGTGGCTGGCGCCACGTCGTTTACAGTCACAAGGCTGGCAGCTAACCCTCCGTTTCCAGCTTCTCAAGCTGCTCCTCTGTCTCGTCAAGCCTTGCGTCTATGGTTGCGGTCATTGACGTGAGTGTGTCGATCGCGCGCTGAAGCGCGGTGATCCTGTCTTCTTTCTGCGTACACAGCAATTGCTCGTTGGCTTCGTGCCGAACCACGGTGACGTCATGGCTGGCGACAGAGGCGTCGTCCCGTAGCGGAGATCCGTCGAGTGCCGCACTTGAGGATATGTTGCTGCACCGACCCATGTAGTGGGCAGCCAACACATCTATCATGATATTCTCGCCGCACTGATGGCACGGGAACGCGTGAAAGGTGCAGTCTTCCTCGTAGTGGTGCAGCAGCGCCGCCAGAGAGCCGACAAAATCGCAGCCGTAGGGCTTATTCCAGCAGTAGGCCtgagagataaaaaaaataaggGGAAGAGGGAGCGGGGAATGGCGATAAATATTTATGTTAAGAAAAGCAATCTTCAGAACTCTACACTTCTAACATCTGATAATCCGCCTATACATTATCAAGCAAGATAATGGCGGAATTTTCCATGCCATACATGAAGAAGTTGCAGCATATAGTGACCGACCTAATTTTTCCACAAAGTAAAGCGTTAACATGTGCAGTGCGTAAACTAACATATCGAACGCATCGAGTTTAGCCCTATCTCACGGTTGCGCGGGAAAGATGGTTCGAGACGAGATTCTTCGTCAAGAACATCCTCCTGAATCATGGTGCCCCAGAATTCTTGATCTCCGAAAGGGGAAGGGCTTTTAAGTGGAGCTAAGTAATGCACTCCTGCAAATAAATGTAGACAAGACACTCCATACTACCGAACGTCAGCGATGAAGAAAACCTCGACGTCTCCGCCTATACCACTGGCGTGCCAAAAAAACCCGACAGCTCGCCCTACTGCGCATCGAAAACCATAAGAGAACCAACTCCTAACAATCTTCGACAGCTTCACGTGGAACACCAGCCATGTGACCCTCTTTGGATTCCCACAGGCCGTAGTGGGCTTCATGACACTTTTGTGACCATATTTTGGGCCCTAGAAGATACTCCGACGTCTTGGCAACCTGCACTACGTAGTCGTGGCTGATGTTTCGCAGTCACAGCGGCACTGCGCATAATCAAGCAGAAGTCGTCCCCGTGTAGTGTGCTTTAAGCTGTTCTTTGTGTGCATACTGTGAAATAACTTATTCATTTGTTGTTTAATTTATGCCCTTGTTTTACGTCCATGTCTTGTTTGCAGCAACAGGACGTTGCTGTTCAAATGGCGTATTGCGACGCATATTTTACTTTTAGTCCGTGACCCTTTTTCAATTATCGCCTTTATTCAGTTATCCGTGATGCACGTTGCGCATCCTGTATTCGAAATTTTGATGACAATGTCCTCCTTCGCGAATTACTGCGACTTTTCCGTAAGTGGTGCCTGCTTGTAACACTAGCTTTTTCCATGGGCGAATTCCTGAGATATTGCAGTCTATCTGTAGTCGCAAATAGTTCAGTCTGAAGACCCATGCTCTTCCGACCCCCATCACTAAATAAGTCAGATGACAAGAGTGCTGTTACACAGTGACTTAGTACATTTTTGGAGCGCTACGTCGCCGCTCGCGCACCGGTAATATTCCAGTACATCGGGGCAGCGACAATGCATCAGACCGAAGTTTGCTTGCTTTCTCGCTTGCTACTCGGCCTTCGCAATGCTATGCCACCCCTCATCAAATTACTCAACCAAGCTAACTTTGAAGAGCGGAAGAAGAAACGTGCAGAAGATGCCAGACGTCGGCTGTGCGTGGACTGAAAAGTGTTCGTAAGCGATTCAACCTCTAGGCATCGTCAATCAAAGGTTGTCGCTCCAGCACGTCTGTCACAATAAGTTATACGCTTCATACAAGGTATATGTAGGTAGAGTCATCCGCAGAAGTTTACGAGACGCGATATTTGAGAAAGAGCCAAATGTCCGCGAAGCCTGTGCACGTAGCCTCTTATTAAAAGCTTTGATCCGTAGCAGTTCTTGCTAACTACAATGTGCTCCATTAAATCAGATGCGCTACGCCTTAAGAGAGAAGAAATCCACATTTGTCGTGAAACCCGTGCCCCATAAACTTTTGCGGGTGAGTGTATGGATGATAGCGAAGCTTCCATATAATTCCATACGACTTGCAATGGCgtgtcgatggatggatggatggaagctatgagcgttccctttggaactggcaggtggattgcgccaccaaactcttatTATATTTCCCAATTTGCTAGCTATGctaaaaaacaaaaggaaaaaatgaaaCGAGTGAGACCGAATGCTGTGGAGGCATGGCAGCGCCGTCTACATTTCGAGAGGCCAACGTTTGGgtggaaaaaaataaacgcgTGCCGTTCGTGCCTTGTTGCGCCAAGTCGTCTGCTGCGCCAGCTGACATCGAGTTGAAAGAGGAAACAGTTCAAATGAAGCGTAAATGAAAGCATTCGCCACAACATCGCATCACAATTCATTACGAATGCACCCATATCTATACACAGCCCTCATATTGTAGGGTGTCTCACGTAACTGGAGCCActcattaaaaatatgcaaatgcctcgtagctggacagaaccaagctaaTGTTGGCCGTCGCTTGGATTTATatcttttgcattccacctaattacatacgTAGTCTTAATGAATCAACTTAtcaatgaaaagtgtcaatgagattGTCAATGATGTAaaagaacatgaaaaactcccgacataGATTTGCgtcgctcaatacgtgctacacaaaagggCTTTTCCGAGTGTGAGAGAATCCTGCGAATACAACCGAAGTGCCTCAAGCTCCGAATTGTGTGGCAATTTGTATTCGCGggctcttatgtagcacgtattgagctacagaaagcgatatcgggagtttttcatgttgctataCAACTTTTCGTTGACACTTTGAATCTCAGTATAATGTTTGGGAAGTTGATTAACACTAACTATGTAATTAGGAGGAATGCTAAAAATATTCCGAGTAGCgtcaagtgacggcaaacaacaatacGTTGGCTCTAtccagctacgttgcatttgcatgtttacatttgcatgGCTATGAATGAGAGTTTTGACATTACGCTGTTACATGCAATACCGGTGAGCAAACTACAGAAGACCTGCACAGTTGCTTGCTCATAAGTATTCGTCCATGGAAGCAACTGCCtgtgacttcacattttattatTTTCATGATATTGCCTGTACTTTTTGAAAGGTTTCCAGTGCTGACGTGAACTGCGCGTTAATTTCATTCAACTAGTGCTTTGCCCCGCGACATGTAGTCGCACGTCAATCGTACTACATGCTCTCGCTCCCCAATGGTTTGGAACCGCATTTCCGCATGGCCTTCCCGATCATA encodes:
- the LOC135919132 gene encoding uncharacterized protein yields the protein MAATRDVGRRALHRMTGSVSGVNWRPTLFEDEVTLDRYACCICYVLPSTTFVLPCSHGLCGKCHAGCVVEDGGSVCPVDGESFCEAECQELQLPARKKQGLKAYCWNKPYGCDFVGSLAALLHHYEEDCTFHAFPCHQCGENIMIDVLAAHYMGRCSNISSSAALDGSPLRDDASVASHDVTVVRHEANEQLLCTQKEDRITALQRAIDTLTSMTATIDARLDETEEQLEKLETEG